In the genome of Clostridiales bacterium, the window TGATAGGACCAAAGCAATTATAGCTTTAGGGGATGCAGGTAGTGTTATCTTGCAAATACGTGTTTACCTATTTGCGTTACTATTTCGCGGCTCCAAATCCATTTACTTGTTGCTGTATGAGGGTTCCAGTAGTAAAGACAGCCATTGGTTGGATCCCATCCGTTTAGTGCATCTTTTGCTGCCTTTATTGAATCATTATCTGGTGTTAGGTTTATTTGGCCATCGGATACGGCATCAAATGCGCCAGATTGATAGATTACACCTGCGATTGTTTTGGGAAAGTTGCTATTGGATACCCTGTTTAAAACAACGGCAGCTACGGCTACCATGCCTTTGTAGGATTCACCACGTGCTTCTCCGTGTATTAAGCGAGATAGGAGTCTTACGTTATTATTGTAAGTATTATTTTGTGAAGAACCGGATGATGGTAAGGCTAAAGCGGATAGTGTTTGTGGCCCAGCGATTCCATCCACATCAAGATTGTTACGTGACTGAAAAAGCTTTACTGCACCAAATGTTATATCACCATATATCCCATCAATATCACCTGAATAATAGCCCCACTGGCGTAACTTTTTTTGTATATTTACCACTTCATCA includes:
- the sleB gene encoding spore cortex-lytic enzyme; protein product: MLVLFLLMVVQFFCNSQQSTLNFGIKPTLSYYGSRGDEVVNIQKKLRQWGYYSGDIDGIYGDITFGAVKLFQSRNNLDVDGIAGPQTLSALALPSSGSSQNNTYNNNVRLLSRLIHGEARGESYKGMVAVAAVVLNRVSNSNFPKTIAGVIYQSGAFDAVSDGQINLTPDNDSIKAAKDALNGWDPTNGCLYYWNPHTATSKWIWSREIVTQIGKHVFAR